A single genomic interval of Lathyrus oleraceus cultivar Zhongwan6 chromosome 7, CAAS_Psat_ZW6_1.0, whole genome shotgun sequence harbors:
- the LOC127102356 gene encoding protein SUPPRESSOR OF FRI 4, with amino-acid sequence MASLQPLIWFPQPPAASIPPHVPYAHQPLFPVQNVRPPMPSTNSPAFQTQITPPGLPASTPSVPVSQPLFPVVGNNHTTAQSSPFSAAPLSSTVPSVTPVFSSNVPIDAHLGINSSVTSNYQAIGLQGGTTSNSHSYASGPNTGGPSIGPPPVISNKAPASQPATNEVYLVWDDEAVSMEERRMSLTKYQVHDESSQMSSIDAAIDKRILESRLAGRMAF; translated from the coding sequence ATGGCTTCATTGCAACCTCTGATATGGTTTCCTCAGCCTCCAGCTGCTTCAATTCCCCCTCATGTTCCATACGCACATCAACCATTATTTCCCGTGCAGAATGTGAGGCCTCCAATGCCATCAACTAATTCACCCGCATTTCAAACTCAAATTACTCCTCCCGGACTGCCAGCATCTACACCTTCTGTACCAGTTTCACAGCCTTTATTTCCCGTTGTTGGAAATAATCACACAACTGCTCAAAGTTCACCATTTTCTGCTGCACCTCTGTCATCAACTGTTCCATCAGTAACTCCTGTATTTTCTTCAAATGTCCCTATTGATGCACATTTGGGCATCAACTCTTCTGTGACAAGTAATTATCAAGCAATAGGGCTTCAAGGCGGGACAACAAGTAACTCACATTCTTATGCGTCTGGCCCAAATACCGGTGGTCCTTCAATTGGACCTCCCCCAGTAATCTCAAACAAAGCTCCTGCTTCTCAGCCTGCCACTAATGAAGTCTACTTAGTTTGGGATGACGAGGCAGTGTCCATGGAGGAAAGAAGAATGTCTTTAACAAAATATCAGGTGCATGATGAAAGTAGCCAGATGAGCTCTATTGACGCAGCCATAGATAAGAGGATACTTGAAAGCAGACTGGCTGGGCGTATGGCATTTTAG